TTGCCGGCCGGCGGGTCCGCGAGTGCACCACCCAGGACGGTCATAAATTCCGCCTCGAGGATGGCAGCTGGTTGCTGATCCGCTGTAGCGGCACGGAACCGCTGCTGCGGCTCTACTGCGAGGCACCCACGGCCGCGCGCGTGCGCCAGACCCTGGATTGGGCGCGGCAGTGGACCAACGCAAACTGAGCGAAGCCCGAGCGCCATGACCGAGCTGATCGTGGCCACCGGCAACCCCGGCAAGCGGGACGAAATGCAAGCCTATTTGGCCCAGAGTGGGTGGCGCTTGCAGCTCAAACCTGAGGCGGTCGATCCCCCCGAGACCGGAATGACCTTCGCCGAGAACGCGGCCCTCAAGGCGGCGCACGTTGCTCGCGCCACGGGCAAATGGGCGATCGCCGAAGACTCGGGACTGTGCGTGCGGGCCTTGGGCGCTCGGCCCGGCATTTACTCGGCCCGCTACGGCCGCAGCGATCACGAGCGCATCCAACGGTTGCTGCAAGAGCTAGGCGACAGTGACGATCGGGCGGCCCAATTTGCCTGCGCGGTCGCAGTCGCCCAGCCTGATGGCGCGATCACGCTGCAAGCGCAAGGCAGCTGCTGGGGCAAGATCTTGACCCAGCCGCGCGGCAGCGGCGGCTTCGGCTACGATCCCGTTTTTTACGTCCCCCAGCAGGGGCAAACGTTTGCCCAGATGCCGCCAGCCACCAAGCAGCAGCTCAGCCATCGCGCGCAGGCATTTCGGACCCTGCTGCCGCAGCTAGCAGCGCTACCGGGGACAGCGCACGGCTGACCCCTTCCGCTGCGAGTAGCGCTCAAACGGCTTCCAGGTTTTTCTCGCCCGTGCGAATGCGAACGATTTGGTCGATGGGCGAGACAAAGATTTTGCCATCGCCAATCTCGCCAGTCCGGGCAGCATTGACAATTTTGTCGACGACCGTATCGACTTGATCGTCCTCAACGACAATTTCGATTTGGAGCTTTTGCAAAAACTCGACCGTGTATTCGGAACCGCGATAGCGCTCGGTTTGGCCTTTTTGACGTCCGAACCCGCGGACTTCAGAGACGGTCATGCCCACAACGCCGGCATTCACTAGGGCAACCTTGACCTCGTCCAACTTGAAGGGCCGGACGATCGCTTCAATTTTTTTCAACCGTACCGCTCCTTTGCGAACTCTACCGGACGCCTTAACCGATCAAACGGTTCTTCCGTTTTTACCACGCTGGGCGATGCCACTTTGTTATATCGAATACGTTTGGCGGCCGCATCCGCCT
This genomic window from Cyanobacteria bacterium QS_8_64_29 contains:
- the rdgB gene encoding non-canonical purine NTP pyrophosphatase, RdgB/HAM1 family — translated: MTELIVATGNPGKRDEMQAYLAQSGWRLQLKPEAVDPPETGMTFAENAALKAAHVARATGKWAIAEDSGLCVRALGARPGIYSARYGRSDHERIQRLLQELGDSDDRAAQFACAVAVAQPDGAITLQAQGSCWGKILTQPRGSGGFGYDPVFYVPQQGQTFAQMPPATKQQLSHRAQAFRTLLPQLAALPGTAHG
- a CDS encoding transcriptional regulator, whose protein sequence is MKKIEAIVRPFKLDEVKVALVNAGVVGMTVSEVRGFGRQKGQTERYRGSEYTVEFLQKLQIEIVVEDDQVDTVVDKIVNAARTGEIGDGKIFVSPIDQIVRIRTGEKNLEAV